A genomic segment from Garra rufa chromosome 5, GarRuf1.0, whole genome shotgun sequence encodes:
- the wdr44 gene encoding WD repeat-containing protein 44, with amino-acid sequence MASDTSDTEEFYDAAEDVNFTPSPHASPAKFELPQPGGPAENAVQDVAAGLAQPESRHDDSLQIIDSIIEESQKSGVEDQLLREDEACAATSEGEKAEAEGCSFQEKLVPEAALVPPEDPDVTALDSGQSEQLPDVRPKEVRSQDIQDRAPDVAGPNQTSQDQAMPPPPDITSALGQPSQPASLPCAETADILEQVPMNDGDGPGPSKPPRQFTVEPDIVASTKKQPPSRPPPPSGAPPPRPPPPSRPSFSAKKSQEVIRPTGLEVSVEPADELCGLVSPNATLRCISKDLQHSLDLASATSGDKVVTAQENDEQTSSPSGSETAGPQRPRSNSGRELTDEEILASVMIKNLDTGEEIPLIQAEEKLPTGINPLTLHIMRRTKEYITNDAAQSDDDEKSQPALSDTDGGKLKQRTTQLKKFLGKSVKRAKHLAEEYGERAVNKVKSVRDEVFHTDQDDPSSSDDEGMPYTRPVKFKAAHSFKGPFDFDQIKVVQDLSGEHMGAVWTMKFSHCGRLLATAGQDNVVRIWVLKNAYDYFNNMRIKYNTEGRVSPSPSQESLCSSKSDTEGGFGAAVEDPDTEDRNVPFRQVPFCKYKGHTADLLDLSWSKNYFLLSSSMDKTVRLWHISRRECLCCFQHIDFVTAIAFHPRDDRYFLSGSLDGKLRLWNIPDKKVALWNEVDGQTRLITAANFCQNGKYAVIGTYDGRCIFYDTERLKYHTQIHVRSTRGRNRVGRKITGIEPLPGENKILVTSNDSRIRLYDLRDLSLSMKYKGYVNSSSQIKASFSHDYSFIVSGSEDKYVYIWSTYHDLSKFTSVRRDRNDFWEGIKAHNAVVTSAIFAPHPDLIVPQEAGTEKPDSDCKSDSTDDSETIPSGALKTDHSEVLLSADFTGAIKVFVNVKKY; translated from the exons ATGGCGTCGGACACCAGCGACACGGAGGAGTTTTACGATGCTGCGGAGGATGTCAACTTCACTCCTTCACCTCATGC GTCACCTGCAAAGTTTGAACTTCCTCAGCCTGGG GGTCCTGCTGAGAATGCGGTACAGGATGTCGCCGCTGGATTGGCTCAGCCTGAATCCCGCCATGATGATTCTCTTCAG ATCATTGACAGTATTATAGAGGAGAGTCAGAAAAGTGGAGTGGAAGATCAGTTGTTGAGAGAAGACGAGGCCTGTGCAGCCACATCCGAAGGGGAGAAGGCAGAAGCCGAAGGCTGCAGTTTTCAAGAAAAGCTGGTTCCTGAAGCCGCCCTGGTGCCCCCAGAGGATCCTGATGTTACAGCACTTGACTCTGGTCAATCTGAGCAGCTGCCTGATGTAAGGCCGAAGGAAGTGAGGTCACAGGACATTCAAGACAGAGCACCTGATGTGGCTGGACCCAACCAAACAAGTCAGGACCAGGCTATGCCACCCCCTCCTGACATTACAAGCGCTTTGGGTCAACCGTCGCAACCCGCCTCCCTGCCATGTGCAGAAACTGCTGATATTTTAGAGCAAGTCCCAATGAATGATGGAGATGGCCCTGGCCCTTCCAAACCTCCTAGACAGTTTACAGTGGAGCCAGACATTGTAGCTAGCACCAAGAAGCAGCCACCCTCAAGGCCACCTCCGCCTAGCGGGGCTCCACCTCCGAGGCCGCCTCCTCCCTCAAGGCCCAGCTTTTCGGCTAAAAAATCCCAGGAGGTGATACGACCAACAGGACTAGAAG TTTCTGTAGAGCCAGCGGACGAGCTGTGTGGATTGGTCAGCCCAAACGCCACACTGCGATGTATTTCTAAAGACCTCCAGCACTCACTGGACCTCGCTAGTGCCACTAGTGGTGATAAAGTGGTTACTGCACAG GAAAACGATGAACAGACATCAAGTCCTAGTGGAAGCGAGACTGCCGGGCCGCAAAGACCAAGGTCTAACTCAGGAAGAGAGCTTACAGATgag GAGATTCTTGCGAGTGTGATGATCAAGAATCTGGACACTGGTGAGGAGATCCCCCTGATCCAGGCAGAAGAGAAACTACCGACTGGAATCAACCCGCTTACACTGCACATCATGAGGAGAACCAAGGAGTATATCAC AAATGATGCAGCACAGTCGGATGATGATGAAAAATCCCAGCCTGCACTTTCAGACACAGATGGAGGGAAACTGAAACAGAGAAC TACACAGCTGAAGAAGTTTCTGGGTAAGTCTGTGAAGAGGGCGAAGCACTTGGCGGAGGAATATGGGGAGAGAGCTGTGAATAAAGTCAAGAGCGTCCGAGATGAAGTGTTCCACACAGACCAGGATGACCCATCGTCAAGTGATGACGAGGGGATGCCATACACTCGACCGGTCAAGTTTAAAGCTGCtcacagcttcaaagggcccttTGACTTTGACCAAATCAAAGTAGTGCAGGACCTGAGTGGAGAACACATG GGTGCTGTCTGGACAATGAAATTCTCTCATTGTGGGCGGCTGTTGGCTACAGCAGGGCAGGATAATGTGGTTCGGATCTGGGTTCTAAAAAACGCCtatgactattttaacaacatgAGAATAAAGTATAACACAGAag GACGTGTGTCGCCATCTCCCTCTCAGGAGAGTCTGTGTTCCTCGAAATCAGATACTGAAGGAGGG TTTGGTGCTGCTGTGGAAGATCCAGACACTGAGGACAGAAACGTGCCGTTCCGGCAAGTTCCGTTCTGCAAGTACAAGGGTCACACTGCTGACCTGCTGGATCTGTCCTGGTCGAAG AACTACTTCTTGCTGTCGTCATCAATGGATAAGACGGTTCGTTTGTGGCACATCTCCAGGAGGGAgtgtctatgctgttttcagcaCATAGACTTCGTTACAGCTATCGCATTTCATCCCAGG GATGACAGGTATTTTTTGAGCGGTTCTTTGGATGGAAAGTTGCGGTTATGGAATATTCCAGATAAGAAGGTGGCACTGTGGAACGAGGTGGACGGGCAGACGCGCCTGATAACAGCAGCTAACTTCTGCCAGAATGGAAAATATGCAGTTATTGGCACCTACGACGGACGCTGCATTTTCTATGACACAGAG CGCCTTAAGTATCACACCCAAATCCACGTTCGCTCCACGAGAGGCAGAAATCGTGTGGGCCGCAAAATCACCGGTATTGAGCCGCTGCCAGGAGAGAACAAG ATCTTGGTGACGTCAAACGACTCTCGCATTCGTCTGTATGACCTCAGAGATTTGTCTCTGTCTATGAAGTACAAAGGCTACGTGAACAGCAGCAGTCAGATCAAAGCCAGCTTCAG TCACGACTACTCTTTCATTGTGAGCGGCTCAGAGGACAAGTATGTGTACATCTGGAGCACATACCACGACCTGAGCAAATTCACCTCTGTACGGAGAGACCGCAATGACTTCTGGGAAGGGATCAAAG CCCATAATGCCGTAGTGACTTCAGCCATTTTTGCACCGCATCCGGATCTCATCGTGCCTCAGGAGGCAGGGACAGAGAAGCCAGACTCGGACTGTAAGAGTGATAGCACGGACGACTCTGAGACTATCCCATCAG GCGCCCTGAAAACAGACCACTCTGAAGTTCTACTCTCTGCAGATTTCACTGGAGCCATTAAAGTTTTTGTCAATGTTAAGAAATACTGA